A genomic window from Brassica oleracea var. oleracea cultivar TO1000 chromosome C8, BOL, whole genome shotgun sequence includes:
- the LOC106312396 gene encoding uncharacterized protein LOC106312396 produces MATAAAPAVVAWTRTGAVFKSGQAQMKSEMKVSYVRGLNSYGGLKAQNNKVVSMGLPVCTEQCFANVVMSLKGRTSRGGALTSTCNAVGEIFKIAAIMNALTLVGVAVGFVLLRIEASVEEAE; encoded by the coding sequence ATGGCTACAGCAGCGGCGCCGGCGGTGGTTGCATGGACAAGAACGGGAGCTGTGTTCAAATCCGGACAGGCACAGATGAAATCGGAGATGAAAGTTTCTTACGTAAGAGGACTAAATTCTTACGGTGGTCTCAAGGCACAGAACAACAAGGTTGTCTCTATGGGATTACCAGTCTGCACTGAACAGTGCTTTGCTAACGTCGTGATGTCTCTCAAAGGACGCACAAGTCGTGGAGGAGCCTTGACCTCAACCTGTAACGCAGTCGGAGAGATTTTCAAGATTGCTGCAATCATGAACGCTCTGACTCTCGTTGGCGTTGCGGTTGGATTCGTTCTCCTTCGAATCGAAGCTTCTGTTGAGGAAGCTGAGTAA